The Camelina sativa cultivar DH55 chromosome 14, Cs, whole genome shotgun sequence genome includes a window with the following:
- the LOC104741468 gene encoding GDSL esterase/lipase At1g28610-like — protein MESPYFYLLKKLTRTFFLITLLTTVISSQVQQCRKFKSIISFGDSITDTGNLLGLSDADNLPHSAFPPYGETFFHFPTGRFSNGRLIIDFIAEFLGLPYLPPFYGSQNASFEKGVNFAVAGATALDQTVLESRGIYYDYTNVSLGVQFKNFKESLPNICGSPADCREMIGTALLIVGEIGGNDYNYGFLVGKTVEELKELVPLVISSISFMITELVKMGGKTIMVPADFPIGCWTAFLTEYRISNNEEYDPLTGCLKWLNEFIEYHNKELQEELNRVQKIYPHVTIIYADYYNALLRIFQEPAKFGFTSGRPLSAFCGTGGPYNFNSMSWCGTKKVDSCSDPSKYVHWDGFHLTESAYRWIAMGFLKGPYTIPAYDWSCPGFEINNGPAAVSTTTTMTSSFNNGGLQQSSVSTL, from the exons aTGGAGTCTCCATATTTTTATCTGTTGAAGAAACTCACTAGGACCTTCTTCCTAATCACTTTGCTAACCACAGTCATAAGCTCACAAGTACAACAGTGTCGGAAGTTCAAATCTATCATCAGCTTCGGAGATTCCATTACCGACACTGGAAACTTGCTCGGTCTCTCCGACGCTGACAATCTTCCTCACTCCGCATTTCCACCGTACGGTGAAACCTTCTTCCACTTCCCCACCGGTCGTTTCTCCAATGGTCGCCTCATCATCGACTTCATcg CTGAATTCTTGGGGCTTCCGTATCTGCCTCCCTTCTACGGATCTCAAAATGCAAGCTTTGAGAAAGGGGTTAATTTCGCTGTAGCGGGTGCAACAGCATTGGATCAAACAGTTCTTGAGAGCAGAGGAATTTATTATGATTACACCAATGTTAGTTTAGGAGTTCAGTTTAAGAACTTCAAGGAGAGTTTACCAAATATATGTGGTTCACCTGCAG attGCAGAGAAATGATTGGAACTGCTCTGCTTATCGTTGGAGAGATTGGAGGGAACGATTATAACTACGGGTTCTTGGTTGGTAAAACAGTCGAGGAGCTAAAAGAGTTGGTTCCGTTAGTGATCAGTTCTATTTCTTTTATGATTACG gagttGGTCAAGATGGGAGGCAAAACCATCATGGTGCCTGCGGACTTCCCAATAGGATGCTGGACAGCGTTTCTAACAGAGTATCGGATATCAAACAATGAAGAATACGATCCTTTAACCGGATGTTTGAAGTGGCTAAACGAGTTTATAGAATACCACAACAAGGAGCTTCAGGAAGAACTCAACAGAGTACAAAAAATCTACCCTCATGTTACAATCATATACGCTGATTACTACAATGCCTTGTTACGTATTTTCCAAGAACCGGCCAAATTCG GGTTCACGAGCGGACGACCCTTGTCAGCTTTTTGTGGAACAGGAGGACCATACAACTTCAATAGTATGAGTTGGTGTGGGACTAAAAAAGTGGATAGTTGTAGTGATCCTTCCAAGTACGTGCATTGGGATGGTTTTCATTTGACCGAGTCTGCATACCGATGGATCGCTATGGGCTTCCTCAAGGGTCCTTACACAATTCCTGCTTACGACTGGTCTTGCCCCGGTTTTGAAATCAACAACGGACCAGCAGCAG tcTCCACCACGACGACGATGACGAGCTCCTTCAACAATGGAGGACTGCAACAATCCTCAGTCTCTACTCTTTAA